A portion of the Nitratidesulfovibrio termitidis HI1 genome contains these proteins:
- a CDS encoding OmpA/MotB family protein, with protein MAGGGSWKVAYADFVTAMMAFFLLMWILNMTPPETKQALAGYFSTERSLFDSSNVSPVANNPFVQGVDKLDTRDFKVSETEKSHYAIAQKLKQMLMADAIPQNASGISADDVGVLLRVNSDVMFKAGSAELVPEGSKVLDEVIKILREYNLYLMVRGHSDSGEVAAGSPYPSNWELSGARAAAAVRYIIEHGGIKPTRLRGIAYADTRPLEPNTTPESRSKNRRVEFHFHRPEVMSYNVVY; from the coding sequence ATGGCTGGCGGTGGATCATGGAAAGTTGCCTACGCCGACTTCGTGACGGCGATGATGGCCTTCTTTCTGTTGATGTGGATTCTGAACATGACTCCGCCGGAGACCAAGCAGGCGCTGGCGGGCTACTTCTCCACCGAGCGGTCGCTGTTCGATTCGAGCAACGTTTCGCCGGTGGCCAACAACCCCTTCGTGCAGGGGGTGGACAAGTTGGACACGCGCGACTTCAAGGTGTCGGAAACCGAAAAGTCGCACTACGCCATCGCCCAGAAGCTGAAGCAGATGCTGATGGCCGACGCCATTCCGCAGAACGCCAGCGGTATCAGCGCCGACGACGTGGGGGTGCTGCTGCGGGTGAACAGCGACGTGATGTTCAAGGCCGGTTCGGCGGAACTGGTGCCGGAAGGCAGCAAGGTGCTGGACGAGGTCATCAAGATATTGCGCGAGTACAATCTGTACCTGATGGTGCGCGGCCACAGCGACAGCGGCGAAGTGGCCGCAGGCAGTCCGTATCCCTCGAACTGGGAACTTTCCGGCGCCCGGGCTGCTGCTGCCGTGCGCTACATCATCGAGCACGGGGGCATCAAGCCCACCCGGTTGCGCGGCATCGCCTATGCCGATACGCGCCCCCTGGAACCCAACACCACCCCCGAAAGCCGCAGCAAGAACCGGCGTGTGGAATTCCACTTCCACCGGCCGGAGGTCATGTCGTACAACGTGGTGTATTAG